TGTTGTTGGGTAATCTTACCCACTTTGTCTTTATGCGGGGCGCCGGAGCCTTTAGCCAAGCCCAATTTTTTCACAATGAGCACAGCCATCGGCGGCATTTTGGTAATGAAGGTGAAAGAGCGGTCTTCAAATACAGTAATGACGACCGGAATCTTAATACCTTTTTCCAGTTTAGCGGTTTTGGCGTTAAACTGTTTGCAGAATTCCATGATGTTTACACCATGCTGACCCAAGGCAGGACCCACCGGAGGAGCCGGATTGGCCGCACCTGCAGGGATTTGCAGCTTGATGTATCCTTTAATTTTTTTCTCTTTTGCCATTTTTTACTCCATAATTTATACTGCTAAACAAGCGCCCGCGACGCGCGCGGGCCTAAAAAATTAGTTCTTTTCAACTTGCAAGAAATCCACTTCCACCGGAGTAGCGCGGTCAAATACCGTCACCATCACTTTGAGTTTGTTTTTCTGCTCGTTGACTTCTTCCACTCTACCAATAAAGTGTTTGAACGGACCTTCCGTAATACGTACGCTTTCACCGCGTTCAAAAGTAATTACGTGTTTGGGCTTGCCGCCTTCTTCGGTCAATTCCACAATACCGGCAATTTCTTCTTCCGGAAGCGGTACCGGATTGGGATCACCCAAAAAGCCGGTCACACCGGAAACTCCTTTGATAAACCAGTACGATTCACTGGTCATGTTCATTTGAACAAGCACATAACCCGGGAAGAATTTGCGTTTGCGAAGGATTTTTTTGTTTTGTTTGACTTCCACTACTTCTTCAGTAGGGACCAGTACTT
This sequence is a window from Elusimicrobiaceae bacterium. Protein-coding genes within it:
- the nusG gene encoding transcription termination/antitermination factor NusG, whose amino-acid sequence is MSEERNWYVVHTQTGHEDKVREKINLQIEVQGFADRVFKVLVPTEEVVEVKQNKKILRKRKFFPGYVLVQMNMTSESYWFIKGVSGVTGFLGDPNPVPLPEEEIAGIVELTEEGGKPKHVITFERGESVRITEGPFKHFIGRVEEVNEQKNKLKVMVTVFDRATPVEVDFLQVEKN
- the rplK gene encoding 50S ribosomal protein L11 is translated as MAKEKKIKGYIKLQIPAGAANPAPPVGPALGQHGVNIMEFCKQFNAKTAKLEKGIKIPVVITVFEDRSFTFITKMPPMAVLIVKKLGLAKGSGAPHKDKVGKITQQQCEEIAAEKLPDLNTKDIKQAAEMVKGTARSMGVDVVK